tgttttttccTTCACAATCGAGGAATTTAGAGAAATTCGGACTATTTTAATTCATGCCGATATATCGGCATAAGTTTGTTGATTTGAACTGTGAATTTGgcgagtattttttattttttcaattttttttccctatccATTTGTCCGAGCAAGCAACTGATTGGATacgtaaatttgaattcattgTTAGTGAATCCCTGTCAAAGAATATGTTTCGAACGATTCTtgtcattttttcaccaatttctGATTGCTAAATTTGCATGTGTTCGGACAGTTGTGAAATAAAACCtgtttttttaatcttatCTTTTTAGGAAAGCTTGAATGATTTTGAAACTGGATAATAACAACGATGTTTTGAAAGGTTGTTGAAAAGAACTCGTATTCTTTCACGATTGCATTGTCTGTTAAGATATAAAAAGTTCTGACTTTCGCagtttttcactatttttttaatcgactcaaaataaaagtaaaaatcgaACCGATAATTCACACTTTCAGTGGATTCGTatgaatttgcaaaaattcatcggtacttcgtttcaaatcattCCAAAATTGTGAGGAATCAAATAGATCTGATCGGTTTCGCTTTACCATAGCACATTTCATTCGGAAGACTATTTTCTACCAAACCACTGGAACcgagtttcttttctttacaaTAGTCAACTCAATAAagttttaaaatcaaatatttactgATCCCAACATGATGAAAATCAAGTATCTCAGGGAGTGTGCTGGAAACATTTTTCCTAAATGGGACGAGCCATCGTAAAGTGGACTCGAGTGAACTACCAGAGTTTTAAACATTTTGAcgcgatttgaaacgaagcgTCGACATCTGAGATTTCGTTTAGAATTCCGGTACTTTTTAGTATTGAACGTTGAAGGAAATCTTCGTAGATTACGATTGTAACATTTTGGCTAATCAACCTTCGTAGTCTGCGAGCTTTTCAAATTGACGTCGAATTTGCAGTGCctattaaatttcttgaatcaAGTTTGCTACTATAATttgtatttcttgtatttaATTTAATCGCGCGCTAAGATACTGATTCCAAATTAACGTCAAAAATTGCTGATCTTCAGAGacaaagttgaaattaaaGAGAAGAACAGCTGAATGTTTTGAAATCTGACATAAAAATTGGTTTCaaaagcaaatttttctctagctgcgtcaaatattttccaacaaaACACATACGtcagttttttcaatcacagaTAATGGCCGGCACGAATAATTAGTTAATATTTACTGCAGCGGTGGCTGATAGGTGGTGGTAAaacgaatcaaaaaaatacgCATATTTGAAGCGATAAGTGAAAGTTCAAAGAAGTCATCGCGTCAGAGCTCGACTGATTGTAGATGGGTAATTCCGTATGAATCCGACCAATGTCTGACCCTCGCTATTTCTGATTCTGTTCAAAATACTTTATGCAATTGTCCCAGCTCTGAAACGGTACCCCGAATTtcgtcagattttttattcaactgctcaattatatgaaaatatttcaagtgattttacAAAGGATTTGTTCCAAAACGGCTCTCAATATTTACGAATAAGCAGTtgataaagtttgaaaaaattttcaaataccgtTTCAGGGTTGGAAcagtttcagaaaaaattctttcaacaaaGGCAAAAATGGTAATGATTTCGATCCGTTTCAGCATTGAAGTACGAACGTACTATTAAAATTGTAAGAACTCTCGTTCGGTCTAATTCGCCACTAATTTCCAAGCTTTCGAACCTCGGGGAAAATGAAAGACAGTTAAATTTTCCCCACGTGAGCTGTATCGTTCGTCAATTATAGTTTCTTCATCGCTGAACTCCAGGAGTAGGAAAAAAATGCTGTCATATTATTCACGTAATCTTGCGATAAGAACGGCGTAATAGCAGGAAAAAATTCGGTAGAATCAGTGACCTACCGACATTGACTCGACTATCAAGcacattttacaaaattcgaTAAACCAAATATTACACAATATTACACAAATACACAACGCCGATgtatgaagaaaaacaagtttttcgaATTGATTTATCCAATTTTATGCTTCGTTGTCGTTTCCCGTAAAGACTGTTAGCCTGATCTTAAAAAGTAGAGGAGCTGCAACAGCGATACAATATGTCACGAATGGCAGTTGAAACTGAcaagacgaaagaaaaaatttcgatcaacGATGCGCTGTGAATGTGAATCAGTAGCAAACTTATTCGTTGCAATTCCatgacttttattttttcctgaTCTATTTTGGGCTTCGTTTCGCCAACGGTTGTTTACCCGGAAAAAATCGTACTTCTACCGATTAGCTGAAGTGAAATACTCGGTACTCAAATACGTGCGAGATGATAACGACGTAGATGACGGTTTCGCGGAATTAAAATTGTACTTACATACGCCACGCGTCGCAGTATGGGAGGGGATTATCTGACGGtttgtgtaatataaattaagCGATCGCGAGCTCCAGAAAACAGTTGACGCGGTCAGTTTCGACTAAGACTACTTTCGGTGGAAAAATGGCTGGACCGTCCAAGACGCTGGTCTTTATCCTGTTCTTTCTGGGAGTTTGGTGCTCGGCAAAACCCATCTCGGTGCTTGTTTTAGGTGAGAAAAGATCATTCTTACATAGCAATGCGTTATATAAGAGTGTGTTTCCATTCATAGTCACGGTTCCTGATCGGACGTCCGAGCAAAACCAAATCACGTTTCCTCCGAATGGTTATGAGCCAATTCTCAACTCCAGTGTAGCTTACAAGCTCCACAATGATAGGGAAGTATCGTGGATGGAGGCAAAAGGACTGTGCGAGAGTGAAGGTGCTCGTTTGGCAGTGGCTGACAACAAAGAGATTTACGCGAGCTTGGTACAGGAAAATGCGAAAAAGGTATCCATAGGCGTTTACAGGCTATCCGACAAGTGGGTCAGTCTTCGTGACGGTAAGTGTCGCTTCGCGAAATCCTGGCATGCACTAATTTCGTAGGAAATAATCGGCACTTTGTTTCCCTTTATGCAGGATCAGTCTTAAGTGACTTACCATGGAAACAGGGTGAACCTTCAGGAACTCATGACTGCGTCTCTATCTCTACGTATAACGGTGAACTCGAAAATGTCGATTGCCACAATTTAAAATCTAATTACGCCTGCGAAGTTTCAATTCCTCAGGAGCGCGTTTAGACAATAAACGTCCACTCGGCAAAGCCAAAAAACAGGCTACAAACGAAATTCAGAGAATTCCAAATATGAGTGATATACAGGATTAAGTTTCAAAACAGCGAACAAATTGTATCTTTAGTAATCGATGAATAAAAGTGAATATGCATATCCGATACAACcttgaaatattattcaagCTTAGGGAACTCTtgatatattttcatcatccctaagaaaaaaactaaaccAACCTCAGGATATTAGAGCTGCTCTGTGAGAAAGCCTTCTGCGAATGCAGCTGAAATTCCAAGAATCATGGGAAATGGTGGATGGGACCCCGTTTGCGAAACCACGACAAGACCTTCACCGAAAGAATCTCGAAAAACTATCAACGTTGGCGTGCCAAATGCAAACTGAGTACAAAACTAACATTCATATAGCGGGTAACCGAAATGAAACATAAAACAGATAGATTCAAGATACATCATCGTAGACAGCTGCAAATTTGCAAATACTAATTCATTCCgggaaaaacttgaaacgacGTGAAAGTAACATTGATTCGCGAATCGCGAACTTTTTTCACTCGGCGACGAATAAAAGAAATCTACTTTCTAAAACGACTCGAATTTCTGAACATCGAACTCCGTTTCTCAATACGTCATTAGTTTCAACGATAAATTCGATACGGCTCTCTGCCATgttaccgaaaatttttcacatctgTAGAAAACTATTATCGATAATACTGGAATTGAAACAGCGTTTCAGAAAGATTTGAGAGATATCAAGATTTCCCCCCAAGTCTCCGGAAGTTAGGTTTTTGCATCGAAATCAACACATCTCTAcaaaattgtcaaatattaCTTGAGAACTTGTCTCAAGTTCTTCGGAGAAACTGCGAGAAATATGCATTTTCAATAGTTTCAAGTAGCGaacaaaaagaatattaacCACATGTTTCTATTTTTCGTCCGATGAAATTCGAACTTTCGTACTTAAAGTCGTGAGAATAACTCAATGTAAAATTCGATCATTCTTGAACCAAAAATGGCTGAATATGCGTGAGCATTGTACTTGGACTTGTTCCTGTAAAAGTGCAAATGCACGTAAGCCCTGGAAAGCGGACACGGGTCACAACTTCCGGTTTCCTCGAGCATGTCGTGCGTTCGGTCACTGCATCGCCCAACATTTTTCAAGCCTCAAGTGAAGCTGTAAGAGGGCATTTCCTGTACTCTCGAAGTGCAGAATTGAAGCTATTTCCGTTGGAGTTTTAGCTATAAGGAAATTCATGAATGCTACAAGCTTCCGTTTTCTCCGGAAATTTATTTGCTTCTTACTGGCGATGCTAATTTTTCGTCGGTTTCACAGTTAggtgaaaaagttttgcaTCAAGTCTTGGCCGTGCAAGGATACCTGCGCTTCGGAAACTTTGTCATTATCGCAAAACTTTCAAATAGAACTTCCCTAGCGCGAGGAAGCACTAACCGTTTCACCCGAAAATTATAGGTCGCAACTGCTTCCTTCCGTCGAGTGTGTGAAACACCAGCCGAAAAACTCTTAATATTGACTCTCtcgaaggaagaaaaagtatCGGCTCTACGCGTCGTCGATTCCGttgaaactttcaaaaatttcaacctcttTTAGCGCAGTTTCATTCAACGATCTTTTTCTTATCAATTTCATACGGTCGTTcaggttttcaaaaattcctaaACGCTCTTCGCCATTGCtctgaaataatatatttactcCCTCAAGACTGGAATCTATAAGATTCTATCGGTGAAATTTCGCCagaatacttgaaaatttgaaaaacgttttttttattaccgtaTTTCACTCGTCAAACCTTTGTTTCATACGATTCACGTGTTTCGACAACGAGAGAATTCCGATTTTCTATCAACTTGGCAAACGATccgttttttgtttattttttttttcccccctatCCGTTTGTCCGAGCAAGCACCTGATTGAATacgtaaatttgaattcattgTTAGTGAATCCCTGTCAAAGAATATGTTTCGAACGATTCTTGTCATTTTTTCCACCAATTTCTGATTGCTAAATTTGCATGTGTTCAAACAGTTGTGAAATAAAACctgttttttaaatctttttttcttaggAAAGCTTGGATCATTTTGAAACTGGATAATAACAACGATGTTTTGAAAGGTTGCTGAAAAGAACTCGTATTCTTTCACGATTGCATTGTCTATTAAGATATGAAAAGTTCTGATTTTCGCagtttttttactatttttttaatcgactcaaaatgaaagtaaaaatcgAACCGATAATTCACACTTTCAGTGGATTCgtataaatttgcaaaaattcatcggtacttcgtttcaaatcattCCAAAATTGTGAGGAATCAAATAGATCTGAGCGGTTTCGCTTTACCATGGCACATTTCATTCGGAAGACTATTTTCTACCAAACCACTGGAACcgagtttcttttctttacaaTAGTCAACTCAATGAagttttaaaatcaaatatttacagatCCCAACATGATGAAAATCGAGTATCTCAGGTAGTTTGCTGGAAACATTTTTCCTAAATGGGACGAGCCATCGTAAAGTAAACTCGAGTGAACTACCAGAGTTTTAAACATTTTGAcgcgatttgaaacgaagcgTCGACATCTGAGATTTCGTTTAGAATTCCGGTACTTTTTAGTATCGAACGTTGAAAGAAATCTTCGTAGATTACGATTGTAACGTTTTGGGTAGTCAACCTTCGTAGTCTGCGAGCTTTTCAAATTGACGTCGAATTTGCAGTGCCtattaaatttcttcaatCAAGTTTTCTACTATAATTTGTATTTCTCGTATTTAATTTAATCGCGCGCTAAGACACTGATTCCAAATTAACGTCAAAAATTGCTGATCTTCAGAGacaaagttgaaattaaaaagaaaaacagctgaatgttttgaaatccaacataaaaattggtttcaaaagcaaatttttctctagctgcgtcaaatattttccaacaaaACACATACGTCAGTTTTTTCCAATCACAGATAATGGCCGGCACGAATAATTAGTTAATATTTACTGCAGCGGTGGCTGATAGGTGGTGGTAAaacgaatcaaaaaaatacgCATATTTGAAGCGATAAGTGAAAGTTCAAAGAAGTTATCGCGTCAGAGCTCGACTGATTTTAGATGGGTAATTCCGTGTGAATCCGACCAATGTCTGACCCTCGCTATTTCTGATTCTGTTCAAAATACTTTATGCAATTGTCCCAGCTCTGAAACGGTACCCCGAATTtcgtcagattttttattcaactgctcaattatatgaaaatatttcaagtgattttaaaaaggACTTGTTTCAAAACCACTCTCAATATTTACGAATAAGCAGTTGATTTAagagtttggaaaaattttcaaatactgtTTCAGGGTTGGAacagtttgagaaaaaaattctttcaacaaaGGCAAAAATGGTAATGATTTCGATCCGTTTCAGCATTGAAGTACGAACGTACTATTAAAATTGTAAGAACTCTCGTTCGGTCTAATTCGTCACTAATTTCCAAGCTTTTGAACCTCGGGGAAAATGAAAGACAGTTAAATTTTCCCCACGTGAGCTGTATCGTTCGTCAATTATAGTTTCTACATCGCTGAACTCCAGGAGTAGGAAAAAAATGCTGTCATATTATTCACGTAATCTTGCGATAAGAACGGCGTAATAGCAAGAAAAAATTCGCTAGAATCAGTGACCTACCGACATTGACTCGACTATCAAGcacattttacaaaattcgaTAAACCAAATATTACACAATATTACACAAATACACAACGCCGATGTAtgaagaaaaacaactttttcgaaatcatttATGGGAGGGGATTATCTGACGGtttgtgtaatataaattaagCGATCGCGAGCTCCAGACAACAGTTGACACGGTCAGTTTCGACTAAGACTACTTTCGGTGGAAAAATGGCTGGACCGTCCAAGACGCTGGTCTTTATCCTGTTCTTTCTGGGAGTTTCGTGGTCGGCAAAACCCATCTCGGTGCTTGCTTCAGGTGAGAAAAGATCATTCTTACATAGCAATGCGTTATATCAGAGTGTGTTTCCATTCATAGTCACGGTTCCTGATCGGACGTCCGTGCAAAACCGAATCACGTCTCTCCCGGAAGGTTATGAGCCAATTCTCAACTCGAACGTAGCTTACAAGGTCTACAAGAATACGCTAGTATCGTGGATGGAGGCAAAAATACTGTGCGAGAGTGAAGGTGCTCGTTTGGCAGTGGCTGACAGCCGGGAGATTTACGCCCGCTTGGTACATCAAAATCCGCAGAAGATACACGTGGGCGTTCACAGTCTATTCGACAATTGGGTCAGTCTTCGTGACGGTAAGTGTGGCTTCGCGAAATCCTGGCATCCACTAATTTCGTAGGAAATAATCGGCACTTCGTTTCCCTTTATGCAGGATCAGTCTTAAGTGACTTACCATGGGAAGAGGGTGAACCTTCCGGAACTTATGACTGCGTCTGTATCTCTACGATTGGCGGTTATCTCCGAAATACCGATTGCTACAATTGGAAATCAAGTTACGCCTGCGAAGTTCCAATTCCTCAGGTGCGCGTTTAGACAATAAACGTCCACTCGGCAAAGCCAAAAAACAGGCTACAAACGAAATTCGGATAATTCCAAATATGAGTGATATACAGgattaagggggtattctagtgtggaaatttgaaaaaatcgattttttttttttttttatattttcaaagcttaacctttcaagaatgtgtccttaaaaggacaagtcaaaatttcaattattttcagagatatagctattttagtgacacgtcttcaatactggctcggctggaacgaatttaactcgaaactttaaacgcgtttttctcaaaactacatttttcaaaacggttgacatgatttctcaagttctattgaaccgatttacttgaaatttggtgagaatcttctcaatacatgtctctatcgcacgaactattattataacgaaataataatttttactatttttaaaaaattcagaaacgtccaaaaaagtcaaagaaaaacgtattatttttccgGACAGTCGTAatgtggcaaaaaaaaatttttttcgacgtttttttagttagtacgatagctgcatttatgtagattaataatctttttttttttttttttctgattttgaaaatgcttgcaatcgtgacaacattggcgtgccattttttttgtacccaccacttcaacaactcatagcactttcaattttgtattttttgacttgtttttttttttttttttgtaatcgtggAATAATCATAAACGCCTGACAAAAaaatggatggtaaaaatattttttgttttttgtttatagcacttcaaaaaacacctcaaattcatccctctacactagaatacccccttaagtTTCAAAACAGCGAACAAATTGTATCTTTAGTAATCGATGAATAAAAGTGAATATGCATATCCGATACAACcttgaaatattattcaagCTTAGGGAACACTtgatatattttcatcatccctaagaaaaaaactaaaccAACCTCAGGATATTAGAGCTGCTCTGTGAGAAAGCCTTCTGCGAATGCAGAAAATTCATCGCGAATTTCGCCCATTTCGATTAGAAAACCCGGAAGCATGTAAAAAACTTTctttcgaataaaactttaatcaaaataaaatcagaGATAATCAGagtcgttgatttttttttttttttttttctattcgcaaacaaattttttaaatttacaattattcgtCATAAAATAGTCGCGAGtctgttcaaaattttgataaaaaaaaaacaagaatgatacttgtatagaaaaaa
This is a stretch of genomic DNA from Neodiprion fabricii isolate iyNeoFabr1 chromosome 2, iyNeoFabr1.1, whole genome shotgun sequence. It encodes these proteins:
- the LOC124175782 gene encoding uncharacterized protein LOC124175782: MAGPSKTLVFILFFLGVWCSAKPISVLVLVTVPDRTSEQNQITFPPNGYEPILNSSVAYKLHNDREVSWMEAKGLCESEGARLAVADNKEIYASLVQENAKKVSIGVYRLSDKWVSLRDGSVLSDLPWKQGEPSGTHDCVSISTYNGELENVDCHNLKSNYACEVSIPQERV
- the LOC124176996 gene encoding hemolymph lipopolysaccharide-binding protein-like; this encodes MAGPSKTLVFILFFLGVSWSAKPISVLASVTVPDRTSVQNRITSLPEGYEPILNSNVAYKVYKNTLVSWMEAKILCESEGARLAVADSREIYARLVHQNPQKIHVGVHSLFDNWVSLRDGSVLSDLPWEEGEPSGTYDCVCISTIGGYLRNTDCYNWKSSYACEVPIPQVRV